TATAACTATATCTCCCTTGAGTTTATGTCCATTCAAATCCAAATCAACTGCTTGATTTATTCCAAGAGATTCTGATTCCAAATCCAAATCAGACATCAATTTTATAGACCCTACATGCTTATTATTTATAAGCTGCTGTAAATCTTCCTTATATTCAATATTCGCATTTCCCTTTTCACTATCAAAACTAGAAAATTCAATAATATTTCCGTTATTATCATAAAGATCTACTTTCCCAATAGATGTCTTCTCATCATCAGTTATTTCCATGTCACCATCAACTCTTAAATATTTATTATCTGTGAATTCTCCCAGATTATAGTAAATATCATCCGAACTCATAATGGCATCATTTATTTCATCTCTCAGCCCTTGCAATTCTAAATCTTTTACTTCAAACGCCTTGTCCCCAATCACCACCATATCACTAGGCATAGCAAACGACCCCGTACTACTTATAAGCATACTAGCTACTAGCGAAAGTGATACTATTTTTTTTGAATTTTTCATACCCTTCTCTCCCCATAAAAATTAGTAGACGCAATTAAGTAATTTTAATCGCGTCTACTAATTGTAATCTTTCACTAATCTTTTTTTCAACAATTATGTAAAATTACTATTATTTGTATTTTTCTATTAATTTAGCTTATAACAAAAAATGCCTTGGTCTTAAAAATGAGACCAAGGCATCTACCCACTAATAACTATTCTGTTACTTCTTCTTTTGCGCCATCCTGTTTCGCTTCATTATATATCTTTACTGCCGCATCTAATTCCGATGCTGCCGCTGTTACTTTTTCTGCTGTAGTTACTTTATCTTTCGCTGTTATATCTACTTTCATTACAACTTACGGTACTACTAAGTCACTAGATTTTCAAATAGCATTTATATTTATAACATGTTCCTTTTGATTTTCTGTTACTTCTAAATTATCAGCAGCATCTAAAAATTCCCTATTTGCGTAATTTTCAAAAAATATTTCTATACCTTAATACTAATAATCTCATTTATATAGACGTGATAATCAAATTGTAGTAAAATCATTTGGGGCTTATACACAATAGTACTGAAAAAGGGGAGAATATCAATGAAATCTAGAAGTATCAGATTCAAAATTATGGGTACAATTTGCATCATATTGACATTAGTATTCTGCATATTAAGTTTTATAGTAACTAAAAGAGCTAAAGAAATAGTAGTAGAAAGGGAAAATCTTGAAATATCAAACTTTGCCTACGAATACAGCGTTCTGGTCAAAGATAAACTAGAAAACGCCTACAACACAACAAAAGCACTCGCAAGCAGTGTAGAGGGTTTAGCTAGAAACGATGTCTTGGTTAGAACCGAACTAAACAATATTCAGAAATCAATACTAGAAGATGATGATGCCATAAATGCCATATGGATTCTTGGCGAGACAAATGCTATAGATGGCAGAGATAGCGAATTAGCTGGGCAAGAAGGTGAACTCAACTCAGGAAGATATGTCACGTTCTTCGCAAAAGATGATGGCATAGTTTCAAAAATAGAATTAGATAAAAACATGGAACCATCGCCCTACTTCTACGACATGAAAAAAAACAGAGACGCTATAGCAAGAGCACCGTATCTTGACAATGTCAACAATAGAAATGTGTTTGTAACTAGTCTAGTATATCCTATAGAAACAAATGGTAAATTTATAGGAGTCGCTGGTATAGATATGTATCTAGATACATTTCAAGATTTTGTAATGAAACTTGTAAATGAAAAAAGTGATGTAAATATCAAACTACTATCCTACGATGGACAATACATAGCTAGTTCTGATGAATCACTATTTGGAACCACACTAAATGATGAGAAATTAGAACTATTGAAAAAAATAGTTAAATCAGAAAAAGACTATGAAGACACAGCCTTCTCTGATTATTTTAAAGAAGATGTAACAAGAAAGATAAAGCCAATACTAGTGGGTGAAATAAAAACACCTTGGATTCTCGTAGTAGAAACTCCGTTATCAAATATAAGTCGTGAAATAAATTCTATAAATACAAATCTAATAATCGTAATGATATTTGCACTAATAGGAATGTTAGCAGCACTATTTTTTACAATTAAGCAGATTACAACTCCGCTAAATGCTACCGTTTCTCACCTTAAAACTATAGCATCTGGAGATTTCACAAATGATATTCCTGCATCACTCACAAATAGACGAGACGAATTCGGAGAACTAGGCTCCGCTGTGGGAAAAATGCAAAATGATATAAAACACACTCTATCAAACATAAAAAATTCATTTGAAAGAGTAGAGAAATCTACACAAGAAGTTGCAGATATGACCGAAGTTTCTCACGATATAACATCAAAAATAACCACCAGCATACAGCAAATATCAGCTAGTATAGTAGAACAAGCTAATGACACAGAAACTATATCTGAAAAATCGAACGGTCTTGGTAGCAAAATAGAAGATTCTAGTAACATAATATC
The Tissierellales bacterium DNA segment above includes these coding regions:
- a CDS encoding methyl-accepting chemotaxis protein; protein product: MKSRSIRFKIMGTICIILTLVFCILSFIVTKRAKEIVVERENLEISNFAYEYSVLVKDKLENAYNTTKALASSVEGLARNDVLVRTELNNIQKSILEDDDAINAIWILGETNAIDGRDSELAGQEGELNSGRYVTFFAKDDGIVSKIELDKNMEPSPYFYDMKKNRDAIARAPYLDNVNNRNVFVTSLVYPIETNGKFIGVAGIDMYLDTFQDFVMKLVNEKSDVNIKLLSYDGQYIASSDESLFGTTLNDEKLELLKKIVKSEKDYEDTAFSDYFKEDVTRKIKPILVGEIKTPWILVVETPLSNISREINSINTNLIIVMIFALIGMLAALFFTIKQITTPLNATVSHLKTIASGDFTNDIPASLTNRRDEFGELGSAVGKMQNDIKHTLSNIKNSFERVEKSTQEVADMTEVSHDITSKITTSIQQISASIVEQANDTETISEKSNGLGSKIEDSSNIISEIVDISSNTSELTQKGMHIMKLLDEKTEESNNKTKEVNSVIKETNQYANNAEDIISLIDSVAEQTNLLALNASIEAARAGEAGKGFAVVADEIRKLSVETSSATNEIKEILTNIQLKSNKATTTMSDFENIIDAQNETIASTDKIFHQTAKQLELFIQKINTAKNHTDKIYIDKDDIIDAITTVSAVTEETAASSEEISNAAYKQSSHLEDIVNNMSEMKSLIYELEKDIKKFKI